The region AAGCTGACAACCCCCACCCGCCCCGTCCCCTCCACTTTCAGGGTGCCCTTTTTTTTTTTGGTATAGGCCCCCCCCCCCCCCCCCCCCATCGGTGTCAGGCACCAACGGTGCCTGACACCAAAATGACAACCGCTAATAATATTTGAGCTTATTTATTACACCACACACTTCGGTGCCTGACACCGGAGGGACAGACACCCTCCCGGCACTTGCACAAAATATCGGCTTGGTATAAGAAAGGCCGACTATGCCTAGACCTCCACGTCGCAACCTCGTCGCTCCCGGCTCAGTCTTCCACGTCTACGCTCGCGGCAACGACCGCATGACCCTGTTCAAAGGGTCGGAAGACTATCGATCATACCTGGCGGATATCGCCGAACTAAAAACGCCTCATGGCGTTCTTTTGTATCATTACGCGCTGATGCCCAACCATATTCACCTGCTGCTCAGAATCCTCGAGGATGGCCTCTCGCCTTTCATGAAAAACCTCCAATGTCGCTTTGCTAAGCGGTTTTGCCGAAATAACGCTTTCGCCGGTCATGTGTGGCAAGGGCGCTTCAAAAGCAAGCTCATCGACAATGACGAATATCTGCTGACCTGCGGCAACTACATCGAGATGAATCCGGTCCGTTCCGGTCTCGCCGATGATCCCATAGATTGGCCGTACTCCAGTTACAACTTCTATGCCTACGGCGGCCCAGACCAGCTAGTTGACGCGAACCCGCTCTACCGATCTCTGGGATCGAACGCCGCGCAACGACAAAAGGCCTACCGTCAATCGATCCGCGAAACAACCTCGGTGTCAGGCACTGACGGTGCCTGACACCGAAGGGACATCATTTGAGCTTATTTATTACCTCGTACACCATCGGTGCCTGACACCTCGGTGTCAGGCACCGATGGTGGGACAAAAAAATGCCCATGGCAGGGCGGTTTTTTGGTAAGAACTGATGGCTAGCGGCTGGCGGACGCCAGCGCTTCGGCGCAGGAGACAACCTTGAGACCCGGGAGACGGGCGGTAGCCGGACTCAATCCGATGGAATCGGAGAACAGGATGCGCGCGAAGCGCATCCGCCGCAGTCGCGCCACGGCTGGACCGGACAGGATCGGGTGAGTCGCGCACAAAAACAATCTCTTGAATCCGCGTCGCCGCAACTCCCCCACCGCCAACTCCAGCGTCCCGGCGGTATCCACCATGTCGTCCACGATGACCGCCGTATCCCCGACTGGCGCCCCGACGAAATCCAGCAACCGCACGCCCGCGAAACGCTGCCGATGCTTCTTCAGATGGACCACCGGCGGATGTCCCGGCAATAGCTTCGCCAGACGCTCGGCGCGCGGACGTCCGCCCTCGTCTGGCGACACCACGGTGAACTGATCGGACTTCAAGCCGCTTCGCAAAACGCGCGCGAAGACCGGCGCCAGCGGCACATCCACGACCTTCACCTTGGCGGCCCGAAGAGCCTCCATATTATGAACATCAGCTGAAACCACGACCGACGCGCCGGCGGCCCGGAACTGATCGGCCACGAAGACCGCTGACAAAGCATCGCCCGGCTCGCTGATCTCGTCCTGCCGGCCATAAGCGAAATACGGCAGGATCACGCGGATGTCGCGGCTGCCATTGCGGCGCAAAGTATCGACCAACAGCAGCGACCGCACCAGATTCTCTTCCGGCGGATAAGTTCGCGCCACGACACAAGTCCGATCAACGACCCCTGCCGCACTCACGAACAGCTCGCCATTGGAAAAACGCTCCCAGTGGGCCAACAGCCGCCCTGAACCGGACAACAGCCGCAAAAGCCGCAGTTCCACCGCGGTCGGCTCCGGCAAAGTGTAAGTTCGCGTCTTCATAGATTCATTATATCAACTCTGTCCGCCGGCTCCTACCCCGGCCCCGGCCCGCTCCCGACTCACTGCCGACGTTTCGTCCGCACGCGGCGCTCATGGTCGAGCAACAACCGCCGAACCTCGTCATCCCCCACCGCATCGAACGTTCCTTTGCGGTAGTAGGCTCCGACCGCCCAAAAACGCCGCGGACAATGCAGATAGACGACCGCGTCAGCATGTCCGCGCAACAATCGGAGTCCGGTCTTCGAGATGACCGGTACGGCAACCACAACCCGCGTCGCGCCTGCGGCTTTGACGTCCTCGATGGCCGCGAGCATGGTCCAACCGCGCGCCACGCCATCGTCGGCCACGATGACCGTCCGACCAGCGACCGCAAGCGGCCCCCGGCGCAACCGATAATGCCGCTCCCGCCGCCTCGCTTCCGCGATCTGCTCCTTCAGGACGCGACGCAAATAACCGGCCGGCTCCCGATTCTTCAGATAATTATCCCAGACCGCCACACCGGAAGCTGTCACGGCGCCAACGCTCCACTCCTGCCGTTTCTGCTCCGGGATCTTGCGCGGCGCGATCAAGTCATGCGGCAGCCGCCAGCGATCGGCAATCCTGATGCCGGTCGCGATGCCGCCCCGCGGCAGCGAGATGACGACGCTCTCCGGACCAGCGAACCGGCGAAGCTTCGCTGCCAGACGATCGCCGGCCTGAGCGCGGCTCAAGAAAAGTTTGAACATAAAATGATATCTCCCTACTTCTTGCTCGCGTCCTTATCAACCAAAGCCTCCAGCTCGGCAATAGAACCGCTGACGATCTCCCTGCGTCCAACCTCGATGTCCGGCTCCTCCAGAACGCGCCGCAAAGCAGCCAGAACCCTCGCCACCTTGACGCCCCGGTTCGCGACGAACTCCCGAGTCCGCGCCCGCCTCCCAGAGTCAGAACCGCCGAGATTCGCGATGACCTCGGCAAACACGGCTCGGCTGAAACCCCGGACCGACCATAGCGTCACAACCACCAGCACGAGCAGCAGCCAGGCCAGCGCCCACAAGGCCCGCTCCGTGCTCCCCCAGATCGCGACCGTGAAGATGGCCGAACAGGCCGCCACGCCCAGACTCAGGGAATTGTTCAAAGGACCGCTGATCCAGGACCAGGCCAGATTGCAGCGCTCGCGGTCCAGGAGCTGCAAACCGACAAGCGCGACGTACCGGCCGATGAGAAAAAAAAGGTTCATAAGGAAGACCGAGACAATGGCTGGCATGAAACTCGGCGAAAAAATCATAGCGACGAGTCCGAGACCCACGATCGCGAAGCTGGTGAAAAAAGACCCGGACAATCCCAGCCAACGTATCATGAAAGGCCGAACGGCGTACAAAAACAGCAAGGTACTCACGCCCAGGATGATGTAATACCAGCCGATGAAAGCATTGATCTCCCCGCCATCTGTGAACCGGCCGGAGACCGCGAGCAGGAAAACGTAGCCGAAGATTAGGGATAAAAGCAGATTCAGGCCGTACAGGATAGCGACTGACAAGGACAACTGTCCGCTAATGCTCTTCAGGGACAACGAATCGACCGCCGGATCCTCCCCGGCTCCGGCTTCGACCGCAGCCTCAGCCGCGACCGCTTCTTGTTCCTGATGGAACGCGCCGAAATAGGCTGGAACGAGCGCCAACAGAATGACCAAGGAGATAACAACAAGAGCCGCGAGTGGCAACCGTGAACTCAGAGCGGCCAAGCCAATGCCGGCTACGACAGAACCAATGGTTTCGACCGCGGCAATACGCGACTCCGCGGCCTGAAGCTCGGCATAGCTCACGGCGTGGCTGAGCACGACCCGGACCTTTTCCATAGCGATCGATAGGAACGCGCCGATAAGCATGGCTTCGACTGCGAGGCGAAGAGCAAAATCCAGGGATGATCCCGTGGGCGGCACAAGCAGCAGGCCGAGACAGACAGCCGAGACCAGAGAAGCGGCCAAGCCCTGCCGCGAGGCGGTCCAGGACCGGAGCGGCGCCAACAGAAAATACGACCCGATCAGACCG is a window of Patescibacteria group bacterium DNA encoding:
- a CDS encoding phosphoribosyltransferase family protein, with the translated sequence MFKLFLSRAQAGDRLAAKLRRFAGPESVVISLPRGGIATGIRIADRWRLPHDLIAPRKIPEQKRQEWSVGAVTASGVAVWDNYLKNREPAGYLRRVLKEQIAEARRRERHYRLRRGPLAVAGRTVIVADDGVARGWTMLAAIEDVKAAGATRVVVAVPVISKTGLRLLRGHADAVVYLHCPRRFWAVGAYYRKGTFDAVGDDEVRRLLLDHERRVRTKRRQ
- a CDS encoding transposase, producing MPRPPRRNLVAPGSVFHVYARGNDRMTLFKGSEDYRSYLADIAELKTPHGVLLYHYALMPNHIHLLLRILEDGLSPFMKNLQCRFAKRFCRNNAFAGHVWQGRFKSKLIDNDEYLLTCGNYIEMNPVRSGLADDPIDWPYSSYNFYAYGGPDQLVDANPLYRSLGSNAAQRQKAYRQSIRETTSVSGTDGA
- the prs gene encoding ribose-phosphate diphosphokinase, translating into MKTRTYTLPEPTAVELRLLRLLSGSGRLLAHWERFSNGELFVSAAGVVDRTCVVARTYPPEENLVRSLLLVDTLRRNGSRDIRVILPYFAYGRQDEISEPGDALSAVFVADQFRAAGASVVVSADVHNMEALRAAKVKVVDVPLAPVFARVLRSGLKSDQFTVVSPDEGGRPRAERLAKLLPGHPPVVHLKKHRQRFAGVRLLDFVGAPVGDTAVIVDDMVDTAGTLELAVGELRRRGFKRLFLCATHPILSGPAVARLRRMRFARILFSDSIGLSPATARLPGLKVVSCAEALASASR